In Zerene cesonia ecotype Mississippi chromosome 20, Zerene_cesonia_1.1, whole genome shotgun sequence, the genomic stretch TGTTTGAAGCATAAATTAATGAGGATAAGATGAGTATTCTTAAAGTGCAACGTGTTTTAAGGGTGTATTAATAAACCTAGTTAGTCTTTAGAAATATAGATTATGCcacaagaaaattttataacttttaataattatttattatttctcttGAATTCAGTAGTGGCGTTACTGCAAAATCTTtactactaaatattattatcacaatTGAAGGTcatttgaaagtttttaattcaagAAAAGATTATAATATCTCTCTTCAAGGACGGccaagcatttataatacaccTTTGCTTTCTCTGCCatgaaaaacaacaacaacaacatttGGATTTTTAGCATTTTATCCATATAAAAGCTATACCTCAGACTGTAAATTGTCCCAGAAGGCCTGTTGATTGACACCTTGGTCGTCAACGGTGGAGTTCTTATAGAACTGAACACGCAACTCGCTGCCACTTCCAACCCAAGCACTGAGGACCGCCCCGCCCACTCCTACTATCACCTCTACGGAGACTAGGAATATCAGGAAACATGCGTGCTGGAAAATAGGTATTATTGAGAACCTGATAGTACCTGATATACATGTTGTGTAGATAACATTCTGAGACTATTTCATTGTAAAGTTGTTTATCGTGACATCGtgtagtttattttcatttgtgaCTTCTTATCctataattattctattttaatcaGGACTTCGTATATTAAGAAGAGCATTAAGAAGCCAAAGACAAAGCCAGTCGCagaattgcaaaaaaaaagatcACTTCAGGTAAGTtcgtttaataatacaataattaggaactaattattttcatgtatattttgcatgtatatttttgcttttacGGTGATATCCGTCATAATAGTCTCCATCATTATCTACACCTAAAACATACCACATAAAGGATCTTCACGTTTTCCCTCAACGCGCCAACACATCCAAGAATGGCTGTCACCAACAACCCCAGACCCAGGGTCAGGAGGAAGGACAGCACTCCTCTGGAGAGGGCCGATTGTTTTTCCGGACGATTCTTCTTTTCACGCATATTGATCACGCATATTGCCATCAAAACGAGACCGAACagctaaaaaattataatccatGCTTATATGAAttgagaaagtttgtttgtgaaaaggatttgaaattttttttatggcagggcaagcaaaggagcaggtgggccaactgatgttaagtggtcaccaccgcccataaacacttgcaacactagaggtgttacaagtgctttgccggcctttcagggtcatatacgctcttttcttgaaggccccaatgtcgtaattgtttGGGAACACCGTAGCTGGTAAATCGTTCTAAAGCTACTTTCTCAGAGATTCTTGAAGCCATTATATGAAAACTTTGTCACCTGTTGATACCTTCAGTATTCCTAAGTGACACATAAGTTGGTGATATATTGTTACTGAACGAATCCGGATATGGGGCGATCGGCgtatatctattattaagTTGCTCCACGCGGAGGAATTGCCATTTTCCTAAACACTTTTAtgtgcataatataaaacgagTACACAATctataagcaataaattaataattcccTAAATGTGTTGCCaagcgtaaaactcgagaatttCTCAAGAAAAGCCtaactttttaacttttatgtgAAACGCACGGTTTTTATGGAACAAAAACGTATTATGGGTGAACCCGGGGCGGATCActagtaaacaatataaataaacgttagTGGTGGACAGTAATGCGATCTAAAGATGGacgcatttaaatttcatagttCACCTCTGCTATTAttgaactttttttatttatcagtatggtacatatttatctatttgttaCCAGGACAGTGTAGTTTGTAGCATATCGAATAACACGTTAAATAATGTGATACTTAATGATAAGGAGAACATATTTCTCATTGACggcttaaaaattataaagcaactagctgcgccccgcggtttcacccgcgtcagtACGTATCTCGTAGAAATaccgggattaaaagttgcctatatgttattccagttgtcaagctatcaagtaccaaatttcattgcaatcgcgaTTTATTTGggatataaatttgaatttttaaaatttggcaAGTCTTTAAATTTCAGTTTCAACGCGCCTGCTAAACGCCTAAAGGCAATAATGACTTGGCGCCAAATTTAAACtatcaaaaatttacataGGCTCTTATTTTTACTAAGCGATACATAATATGACGATGATAATAACGAATGATTagcaaatgttatttttgttgtaattacatatatttattgtaatatatatttcattgctatTACAGTaatacagacaaacaaaacaatcacTAGCTACATCTTAATACAATTGCcagaagtttatatttttccttttacaAACCATTTCAAAACAGTTCATAactttataaacaacaattttttgaGTAGTCTAGTATATTAATATCGTATAACTTCAAATCGTtcgcaataattatatataaatttacattatacacgggtaatataataataatattgaatgctTGCggaaacccaaaaaaaaacgAGTTATCGAAATAGTCAgtgattacaaattttaatctaaataattcAAGCAAAAGCGAGTCATAGTGAAATCAATGCTAacaacaagaaataaaatttaagcgCCAACAACACGCGAAGCTTTGTAAGTGAACAAtcgataaacattaaaaattcataacattatCATGATATTTAACTAGACGTGAACTGTAAATCAATGAACATATGTACCTTCTTTCATACGTTCAagcaacataaaaatacatcaaataaaaaacaaataacaaaattatctcGCGATTCGTGCACGCAAATACATATTGAAAATGGAACTcacaatgaaaattatgttaaaaaggGTCAAGAAGAATTTCATGCAACGAATGCTGCGCGGCTTCATGATGCCTTCGAATGTATTTGTTGGacagttttgaataaaatttaaaatgtgtccGGTTGAACTGGCGTGACTTGGTTAAATGACGGCGGTATCGATCATTGCAATGGGCTACCTTCGGTGGTCATTACGCTCACGGTACTGAGGTGAGCGAGTGCTATTTATAAtgattcgatttttttttatactttacttttttaaacaatacaatcgaattttgaaattcgattgtattgttttatttttgttttgcttcgataactccgtgggtatTCAATCTATCGGCATAATTCttttaagaatatttctaGTAAGAATGTAGAAATTCTGGTAAGAaatttgttgtcatttggctctaatttttaatatggagTGGTATCCTCCAAATTTATTGTAGGATAACAGCTTGTTATAAGAACATTGTAGTTAACTTGTAAATTGTACGTTGCTAGTAgaaaattatactataatgTCTTCCCCATTTCCGTATATAGAACTATGATTGAAATGGTTATTTGAAATGTCATGTTACCTAGTTATAGTTCTCCATGGATAAAGACTACTCAACTGTGCATGCATAGTGCTTCGGTATGCTCGAATAAGTGATGTGACGGAAGATTGCCATAGCCTGAAGTCTGAAAGAGACCGCTGCGATATCATGTTCTATTTTCTTCAACTTGTTAGTCATTGAATGTATATTTCCCAAATACGAATATACACAATGCATTCGAATTTAGCcaatatttcgttttaattttgttaggGTGAgacttagatattttttaagcctaggtaatttattttacctatGGTGCGGGAATTTATACTCATAGCGATTTAATCCGCTCTGTTTATCGCGCCGCTCATCACAGCGCTACCATTATCTAGGACGTGGGAATACAGATGTCTATTTCACATACGATTTGTCTTTGTGCCGCCATTTGCTGCATATCAATCcattgattattaaattagcCGCACTTTCATAGtgctaatattaaattgatattattattaattgttaataaattttttcacGATTATCTACTAATAGCggattagataataaaatatagagaaAACAATCGGGATTCAATTTACCCCTTTTGACAATTTTCGTTTCGGATTTATAAAAAGAGTATGGGcgtagtaattaatatatctcATTAGATATACGTTATAGGTACATGTGACGATTTCTTATATGGGATTCGAGCACGCTACGGCACGAAATgggccgaagcgtgctcgaatcACAAGCACGAAGTTCAGCACCCAcaaaagaccggcgtgaaatatcagcatgctactgtgtttcatgag encodes the following:
- the LOC119835191 gene encoding 23 kDa integral membrane protein-like — translated: MKPRSIRCMKFFLTLFNIIFILFGLVLMAICVINMREKKNRPEKQSALSRGVLSFLLTLGLGLLVTAILGCVGALRENVKILYVHACFLIFLVSVEVIVGVGGAVLSAWVGSGSELRVQFYKNSTVDDQGVNQQAFWDNLQSENQCCGVDGPQDYAILLQDIPVSCCARAHPLREGGARKQLHTSCLSERSYYTSGCEEVLRQKKALKGNIFISTGVIFALLEIICIILAIFAARGVGSERRKLQQTLQAHFES